A single genomic interval of Helianthus annuus cultivar XRQ/B chromosome 6, HanXRQr2.0-SUNRISE, whole genome shotgun sequence harbors:
- the LOC110933174 gene encoding tropomyosin-like, which produces MNEMVEKKTRWWHVRDGKRKRTPKSSPAVVIPKEGEKGSSGEPQKKLVDETVLEPSVVIEQGADLLKKSLESFLKKNEEVAAQQAQETSVHSEKVTKAQPEKEALRSSSDEDSEATQSESELIPETVDEEDSPYDLEKSKRQRKKRKSAPVGVIPRNVRSKKSGAESQKDKEGKAAQHVQKEKSPSVDVPKEPEVKTKEVPVVETEKKTDDDDYVEITGFRAASPKPAQQEIPQSSRQKVEDFNFDFDNIGSATGIFSEDMPEGESDMFNDQAVKDLTKRVKELEKEKAIAEEERNMLRREIDELMEAHNKIVAALVEKEKRMNQMKDEAEGNSKVIELLTQEISSLNAKSKDLENVNQTLN; this is translated from the exons ATGAATGAGATGGTTGAGAAAAAGACTAGGTGGTGGCATGTTAGAGATGGAAAAAGGAAAAGGACACCTAAGTCATCCCCTGCGGTTGTTATTCCTAAAGAAGGAGaaaagg GGTCTTCTGGAGAGCCGCAGAAAAAGCTAGTGGATGAAACAGTTCTAGAGCCATCTGTGGTGATTGAACAAGGTGCTGATTTGTTAAAGAAATCTTTGGAAAGCTTTCTGAAAAAGAATGAAGAAGTTGCAGCTCAACAAGCTCAAGAAACAAGTGTTCATTCTGAAAAGGTTACAAAGGCTCAACCAGAAAAAGAAGCTTTAAGGAGTTCAAGTGATGAAGACTCTGAAGCTactcaatctgaatctgaattaaTTCCTGAAACTGTTG ATGAAGAAGATTCTCCTTACGATCTAGAAAAGTCAAAGAGacagagaaagaaaagaaagtcaGCTCCAGTGGGTGTAATTCCCAGAAACGTCAGATCAAAGAAATCAGGAGCTGAGTCACAGAAAGATAAGGAAGGAAAGGCAGCTCAACATGTTCAGAAAGAAAAATCACCAAGTGTTGATGTTCCAAAAGAACCAGAGGTGAAAACAAAAGAAGTTCCAGTTGTGGAAACAGAAAAGAagacagatgatgatgattatgtagaGATCACCGGATTCAGAGCTGCTAGTCCAAAACCTGCTCAACAAGAGATTCCTCAGTCATCACGGCAGAAAGTAGAAGACtttaattttgattttgataataTTGGGTCGGCTACTGGTATTTTCTCTGAAGATATGCCTGAAGGTGAAAGTGACATGTTTAATGATCAAGCAGTTAAAGATTTAACAAAAAGAGTTAAAGAACTGGAAAAAGAGAAAGCAATAGCTGAGGAAGAACGTAATATGCTGAGAAGGGAAATTGATGAATTGATGGAAGCTCATAATAAAATAGTTGCAGCGTTGGTTGAGAAGGAGAAAAGAATGAATCAGATGAAGGATGAGGCCGAGGGTAATTCTAAAGTAATTGAGTTATTAACACAagagatatcttctttgaatgccAAGTCAAAGGATCTGGAGAATGTCAATCAAACGTTAAATTAG